In Lepeophtheirus salmonis chromosome Z, UVic_Lsal_1.4, whole genome shotgun sequence, the genomic window CCGTTGAGCAATACGTTGAAGAGATGTTTAGTGCCTactatttacttaattaataagtaaataaatattcaattaaattataatatattattaaatatctgagccttcaatgaattaaatacgtaaatattcACATATCACGACAACAAATACAAAGGAAAAGGAACACTAGCGCCAAAGAATGAGAATGtttgttgaaaaaatcaatattttttttcatagattttgaatatttcactttttatgttcaataaatactatattgcAGTTTATAGTTATTGAAAGTCAAATGGatcaaataactaaaaaattttgTTACACTTCATAGGTCATATCACAAAATAGGTAAATTGGCGTTAGGTTAAGAGTCCAATACGTGCACTGCTGGTATATTGCACAAACTCTGggtagaaaaagtaaatagagtctCAAATAAAGGGTTCCATTTTCAATTACAATGATTTGGCGGTGGGTTATGAACTTACTCCGGGCCATACAGAAATATTGTACAACTTGAGGGCTGTTGAAATACATGCCTACACACTCAGGCAAtttcataaaagttttattttatgagtttGTTGTAAAACCATGGTAAAACCATGTTGCAGAAACCTTCAGCATCAGTAAaagcattgatattttttgtcttcGTTATCGTAattcttatgtttttataagaGCTTTGTGagtttcataattttatcttaGTCAGATATTATCATTGTTTCGTTGTAGTTGTCTTTTAGTTCGTCTACGTCGGAGTTTCGTCTTCGTCAGTCTTTCGACTTCGTCAGATTTTCGTCTTTGTCAGTTTCCTTTTGTCTCGTGttcgtcatgatttttgtcaaatttttatcaTCGTCTTGTCTTTGTCAGTTTCCTTTTGTCTCGTGttcgtcatgatttttgtcaaatttttatcaTCGTCTTGTCTTCGTCATGAAATAAAGCTTTGTTGACGAAATTATTTCGTCTCGTAAGGCCTGACAAAGATAACACTGGCTCTCATGATGACAGCTCAGAGccaatccaaatttggatgagctATGTAGTAAGGCATTCTTCTCTAAGACGTTTCAAACtccaaagtaatatttttgctGCAGAAGTTGGAATTTTCCTTGCAATTATGGGTCTGTAATTGACTACTTGATGTTGTAAAGAATCCGGACGTGGCAGTCTTCTATCGAGGAAATCGCACAAGCGTTGCCTTTTGAGTTTGCACTtccacatttttatatttagagagatggaaataaataaaacttgtttattaatggataattaaataatacttcaaaTTTTGGGTTCCGTCTCTGCAGGTacattttgattacaaaaataaattattgttaaagaaATAGGGtatgagcaaattaaaaaaacaaaaagcatCAATATCCGCAATATGGCGCAACTTTGCTAAGTTTTTGTAATACACATGTAAATAAGTAAGCAaactgaccaaaaaaaataaaaaatctaagaaGGCGccaatttttgacataaaatgaaatttgtagttttattttattttataacaaaccaTTTGATTTCTGTTGGGAAGGGATGCCTACAGTTTGAGGGGTTACGTCATTGACGGGTCAATTTTTATTGAGGTAGTGGGGCACTAAGTATTGGTTGTAATATCAGGTAAGTATTGTACAGATTATgagtaatttcaattattagttttataaagtatgaacttttcaaaaaagaaacccaaattAACCTGGTTCACTTAATACAAGCATATAGAATGTCAAGTACAATATCTTCTATTCCATGCCAAGGAAAATATTTGCTATTACATCTTATTCAAACGGAAAAGTCAATGTTTAAAGTACAGACAGAAAATactttcttgtaaaaatatgtctacctgaatttttttgttggtatAGAAAATTGCTATTCCCTTGGAGGAAAGTATTTCAATGGGGaaacaaggtaaaaaaaatatggttacgcagacgcccctgtatatACAGTAGAAAACGCAGAAAATTTAACTACCAACGAAAATTTGACCTACAATGTAAATTTGTACTTCATTACAGAGaacttaaataaaacttttaaatcatACCACATAAAGTTCAATCCAGACCTTCAGTTAGCCTTTGAGGTCAGATTGAtgttgattttgtattattacctcattcaaaattatattgcatGCTGTGACCACCTACCATGAtggtaaattttatttgaaaggccctataagtatttcaaaaaacataaagGTATGAACTATTGTTacaaattcttgagtatcttatgTAGTGATGGGTCGATTCAGCAGAATCGGGTGTCTTTTCTGGAATCGGATTGCCACTGGTatgctaattttaaattagcaATTCAGATTCTTCTttactaattttcaaaattataaaaaaaatagcctccccaaattaagaaatttttggttttttaaaagaacatttattattttaaatttaattgaatttttatatttttttacgcaaaaattaaattttctgtaaatgactaattacttttgaaacttttctgcacaatatttaatattggaattggtttttccacaaaaaatttaaaaattgggtAATTTTACaattctttccaaaaatataaatttcttgtaaacagctttgtattttgaaatggtttccaaaaaaatgtatttttgtacagtgtagattattgaattttttttaccaattaatttaattttctggaaataactatgtattttaaaaaatttctgataaatatttgctattgaagtttttttcaatttttaaatatttaaacttaatttttgattttttaaaaaaatatctgggaatttttttttttgtaacacaaCTAAGAATTATTGTAGTTTtaatacaaaacatttattttaacaaattttatttcctaaaaatttaattttttttgggaaaactgatggtttttttgaatttttttaaaatgctttttttttgtaaaaaaactaataatttttgatttttctttgcaaaaaagttatttcaacatcttaaaaaaaaaaaaatttttaggaaaaatggtggattttttaaaattttatttcaaaaatataatttttttgcaagcagcagtggattttgatttttttttttttgaaaataacgaTGGCTTGTTGATTTTTTCcggaaaattgtatttgtttgaAGAGTTGTGGattattgcaattattttaaatatttttatttttcaaattattttttatagaagttaCTCCCCGCATCGGAATAAGCCTCTGGAATTTTTTCTAGAAGggcatcgatttttttttagtttcgtCCTTTCATTAATccatcaaatttaaatacttaGCCAATAAAGGACTCAAATTAGTCAATGAAGTATTGGAGGACTGTATACAggaatataaatgaagttaaataaataCTGGGATTATCTCCTTGGctcgatttttttcaaagttgtttttatgttggagTGCAACAACATATATGCAAGTTCCCATGAgccaaaactcaaaaatgagtatattttcCTAACGTGAACTCGACTCGACAGAGGCTTTGTATGCAACAATATTGACTCTAATGGTTCATTTACCAACTATGTAATTCCCTGAGTTTACGagtataaaatagtatatagaCTAAACATATTGGttacaattttaactctttatttcaaaataaatatattcttaagaaGAATGATTGTATAATAATCTTAGGCATGATAAGGAGCTAGGTGATGAGGAGCAGGATGATAGGGAGCTGGCTTGTAGGTGTCATAGTGAGCTTGTCCCTCATATTTGACATCAGCGACATATCCAGAGTAAGCATCCGCAACGTTGTAGTTGACGACTTGAGTACGACCATCAGGGAGAGCAACTCTGTATTCACCGTAGGTGGAGTATCCGTCTCTGTTTTCGTTTGCGGCGAAGTTGCTTCCAGAATAATCATCAGCGACAGCATACCCGTATTGGTAAACGGCTGGGGTGTCAGCATATGACTCAGCAGCGTGATAAGGAGAAGACTTGTGAACGACTGGAGCTGAGTGGTATGTAGCAGGGGCAGGGTGGTATGGAGCAGGTCTGTGAACAGCAGGGGCTGTGTGGTAGACAGCTGGTCTGTGAATAGGAGCTGGATGATAGACAGCTGGTCTGTGAACAACAGGGGCAGAGTGGTAGGGAGCTGGGTGGTAAGAAGATGGGCTATAAGAAGAATGAACAGGGACATGGGCAGGAGCGTGAACAGCAGCAATAGGCTTGTAGTCAGCGTTGTAAGGGTTGTGAACATCATTGGGATCTGCAGCAGGCTGACTGACTACAGATGCATGATAACTTCCGTGAGGTTTGTGGATGGAAGTATGAACGGGAGCAGCATGCCCGTGTTGTATGGTTTGATGACTGGATTGATCAGCTGAGGCAAGAGCCAGGAGTGTGGAAAATGCAATAAAAAcctgtaagaaaaatataatattttgtttaatgaatCCATGATATGAATAATAGAATGGATCTACCTTCATGTTTATGATGCTACTGTGATGAGTATTGAAATCAGTGGGAAACTGCTTAACAAAACAGTAAATCAATGTGCTTTTATAGAATGCGTTGATAAAAGAGTACATTTCGTAAAACAGTTGTCAAATAGACAACACCCAacgcttttttaaataattcttatgaGTGCGTAGCctctgaagaaaataaaaatgtactgaAGGATAAAGTTTTGtaccatttaaaatatttatttatttcctttatcttgTTATGTCAAAATAGGTAAAGTTTCTTGGAGGTCTGAACTTTAATATTAGTTTATGTTGAAGAGTCAGTTTTTGCTATCACATTTATCCATgcacatcatatatttttttacatttgatgttaaaaaagatCACAAATCatccaaattatatatgtagttagGATTATTTCACTCTAGctagataataaattaaacaatttactatttcacaaaaatagtaaattttcacGATCAAAATACGATacaatgttgaaaaatttgtaaaaggAAGTGATAGTCTTGACAATCAGTTTTTACAATCTTATCTCTCTATTGGAAGGAtagaaaatcttatttaatatttaattagtcactttgaattgataaaaataaatcactcAGCTGCGATGTCAGATTATGAGACCAAACGAAATAATTGTAGTAGTCATTTAAAGTATTCttaattaactttctttttgtGCGAAACAGCAGAAttttaaggagaaaaagaaaatcattttgaggcttacaagaatgataaaatatgaaagagAGATTTAACTTGACTTAGGCCCAACAGTTCCCCTTCACAAGCCGTGGGTTGTGGGGtactatagaatattagaagggttcctttcCCTCAAGAAAAGTGGCAGCgctagagtttaaactgtattttggccttGTACTTCACCTATACAACATGAGAGCTGGGGTgcattttgggatattaggagggttccttgatgctcagggaagcggctgcAAGATTGTGGGTTCACCGTTTGtcccagaataaagcaactacttCCTCATTGTGTGAAAGAAGAGGGCCGATAGGATGccaaaaaagtatacaaacGATACAGATGATAAAAATGGCTGTGCTagtgaaagtaaaaaaaaacattacatacaaattaattgaaCTTTCTAGTTACTCATCTTCCAGTTCGAATCCATAAGGtatctaatttgaaaaaatacatatagaacAATTTCATTAGTTTTATATACATGACTTTTTACTCAGATTATAACCCGTTGAGCAATACGTTGAAGAGATGTTTAGTGCCtacatttacttaattaataagtaaataaatattaaattaaattataatatattattaaaggtaaatgaattaaataaaaaagaacactaGCGCCAAAGAATGAgaatgtttgttaaaaaaatcaatatttttttctcatagatttataaatgaatgaatcaCAAGGTACTAATATTTAacggattttgaatatttcccTTTTAAGTTCAATAAATCCCATAGTGCAGTTTATAGTTATTGAAAGTCTAAACATTTTAGTTACACTCTATAGGTCATATCACAAAATAAGTAAGTTAGGTTATGATCCCAATACGTGCTGGTATATTGCACGAACTCTGggcagaaaaagtaaatatagtCTCAAATAAGGGGTTCCATTTTGAATTGCaatgatttttcaaactttttaccaataaattaaatttgctgtgaataactatgtatttttaaaacttttctgCACAATATTGAATATGGGAATATtcatttcccaaaaaaaaattaaattagaaattgaattgTTGAATTTGTTTCAGTATTTGACTCAGCAGCTTGATAAGGAGAAGACTTGTGGTGGTCGACTGGAGCTGAGTGGTAGGTAGCAGGGGTGGCTGGTAGGTAGCAGGTCTTTGAACAGCAGGGGCTTTGTGATAGACAGCTGGTCTGTGAACAGGGACTGGGTGATAATTTCCATGAGGATTGTGGATGGAAGAATGAACAGGAGCAGAATGTCCGTGTTGGATGGTGTGATGACTAATTTGGTCAGCTGAGGTAAGAAAATGAGGTTTGAAAACAAACATTATAATCAGGGACGTCCAGGAGTGTAGAAAATGCaataaaaacctataaaaaaatgtaaaacatgtAATGAAATGAATCCATAATGTGAATAACGGGATGGATTTACCTTCATGTTTATCCTACATTGATGAGTTTTGAAATCAGTGGGATACTCGTTGACATAACATTTAATCGAaatgtttttatacaacttgcatttttgtatttttatacttaaaaaatacattttctaaaataggCAACGCCCAATGCATAGAATGAAGTATATACtcaggaagtaaaaaaagaatagtacATTTTGGCGAATTTTTATTCAGCACAGGATCATTTCCTTTGAatgaaatgtcaaaatatatcagcttatgttttttataatttaatattggctataaaaattgaattatgcaAAAAGCTTGTTGAAAAGAAGCAGGAAGATAATTTgggaatatatttatgaatatcttcttataaaatttgtcattttctttacatgaaatattttgttcaagttgtaacacattataataataataatcaaataatagatACTTTGTTAAACATAAAGGAATATCAAGATTTTGTGCTTATATTCCTTACTTTTTTATGGTATTCTATCTTTGATacaaattaatgtatatattttgttcaaaaactttttaattaatattactgaattaatttttagtatatctgtacaaaaattaataataataattttagtccTAATATGATATAAACATGAGATTGGTTCCTTTCTAAATTTCTGGAAATGTTGATCCCCCATACACTGAAAATATGCATTTGGGTAAAAAAAGAGGACGgtcaaattttgaacaatttcaaaaaagttttggaggACTACCCAAGGCCTTAGCGATTTTGCATTCTTCGTTTGATTCATTCCAATCACAAGCAGATATGATTAAATGTActctataacttttttcatataagtaaatttgcgtaaaaaattattaatgttacttttttctGTCATTAGTTTCTTTGATTTCAAACGTAATAGGAGTGAaggttgttttttaaacttgttaCTCATTATCCATATTCAATATTGGCAAatctttttagtaaaaaatacacaataatatCAAAGGGACTTTGGTCTTTCATTGAATGTTGTTTTAGTTTCTGTTGTCGAATTTCTTTAAAGAAtgtccaaatttattttgttaaataatcttttcttttttttttaactgaaacaaaaaattgaaaaagttatattcaattaaaaaaaatagagtggtgttaatattgaaatattataagcttactttttttatactgGGAAATCTCTTTCGATAGTCCTGGACTACTTCTAATAAATACCATATCTGCTCTTTATCAATAGAAATTAAggagttaaaattattttatgtgaatatcCCAACTTTCAGACGAATCATTAACACATGTTGTTAccttaaaaaagtcaattatgtTATACTACATATCAGAAATGACTTTTAAATCATTGGTCATGACCGACTTAAAGTCTGTTTTGTATATCTTGCTCCAATCGTTTGAAAACCTTAAAGAACTTGAATATCAAGTCCTGATGAGGGACCCATTTTCTGTCTGGCCTTTCAAGAATTTGCTTTTCcaatgtataattaaaggaaatttaGGAACGAATTTGTTATTCaagttattgtatattttctcattctttcCGTATCTCTGATTTGCTgatgttgaaatattttaagttgTTGCTATTACTTTTAACAGTTGAAGCAAGTAAAAAGGTTGCATTTTGATCTGATAACTTTGTTCTGTATATAGATCCAGTCAATTGAGGGATtgaaatatgtactttttactCACTTGTTTATGATGTGTGCATAGTATAATAATCATTATGTATTCTTGGAATGGGCTTTATATTCTACGTCTTTACACACTCCACGTCCTTTCTCTCAATTTGCTAAAAGAAAGTCTCTAACTTCTGGAATTTTGATGAAAGTGATTGGATTTCTATGTGCAACGTCGAACAAATCTTCTCGTTTAATCTTAAAGGTATTTACATATGATTGATGAGTATTAgatgtttgaattttattctttttaagcTTTTGCCGATCAAAACGAAGATTTTCTAATTGTATAATGACTTAATGTTTAGGACAAACATGAATGTCACCTTTATcccagaaaatatatatttaaatatccctTTTGAAGCactataacaaattatttatttttaaatgttacattagtgtacaaaagagaaaaaaaaagatctactTTCTTGATGGTAACTTTGTGCCCATTATTGTAGTTTTCTTTGATATCCAAGTAACCAGAAGTCAATGGTTTAACTCCTTTTCGACCTTTAATACGAGATATCCATCATAATGACAAatcatttatcttttaaaatgattatattaaggAGATATCTTGCCTTTAATTTTTACTCGCACTCCATCTCAAACACTAAAATCTATTAGAAATGGGACACACATTTTGAAGACATACTCTTTAAGCCAAGCCCTTGAAATCAAAACTGGAAAGACAAAAGCTTAAGTCCATACAAgagactttttaaaaataatggccCCTTTTTAAGATCCCaggaaaataaaactattttggtAATGATGTGAACATAATTGGGATCTGCAGCAGGCTGACTGACTACAAATGCATGATAACTTCCATGAGGTTTGTGGATTGAAATATGAATAGGAGCAGCATGTCCGTGTTGTATGGTGGCTGGTTTGGTCAGCTGAGGCGAGAGCCAAGAGTGTGGAAAAAGCAATAAAGcctgtaaataatatatttgaatatttaattaaattaaatgaatctaTGATGTGAATAATGGGATAGATTTACCTTCATGTTTACGCAACTGTGATGAGTATTGAAATCAGCGGGAAACTGCTTgataaaacaataaatcaatgtgcgtatatacaatgtatttttctgtatattaaaataatacactGCTTAAAGCAGTTTTCACAAGGCAACACCCCATCCCTGAAGCCCATAACACTCCCTTAAAAATCtaccaaataatataaaaatatatatatttttatttcagtttttatataGATTATTACTCTATTTTAATAACTACACACGAAGTAATTGAAAtaccattttttgaaacaaatttaattttaaaactataataatatataagttctAATAATGTATTGCATGCCTAAGCTATTTTATTCTTACATAAAGGctaattcttttatttgtacTGGTTCCTATTGATGGTTTCCAATTTCGAAGAAATATAATGCTTAAATTGGTATTAACAGATCCAGTGTCATGCTAGAATTTGAAATGGCTGGCATTTTTGCAATCGGGTAATGGAAACAGGATTTATTCTTGAAAaccccaaaatttaataaaattggacCTTCTTGCTACGTGGATCTGAACCAAATGAACCACTATCTGTCTAGCGGCtttaagagagagagagtcaAAGTAAAGTGCAAATAAAACTGTTAACTCCTTACGGTCTTCCATTTTCAAGGCAGTGCCTAAATAAataaggagttcctcatcaataCTTGTGGCAGGTTAGAGGCTGTGTTTGAAGGTGAAAGTGGTAGGTTttagtgattgacttcactggATCCTGTCAGGCATGAGCAAAAGATTTTTGGGTTGGTGAATTAATttagggaaataaattgtactttACATTATCCTCCAATTTTCTTGACTTAAAATCCCTACTTTGTAGGTTGGACTTGAACAAGAATTTAACAGTtgtgcatatttattaaaacataagtaaattttaggagtatttgaatttgtatgcTTGAATACTTATGATATTCTTCTCAAGATTGGTTTTAGCCCCATTTTGATGAGAAGAccaataagaatattaaattaaattttacaaaaagatgtatctcatataaatatttcgcTCAATTATTAGGGGTCTTGTATTCAAATATCTAGAATAATTTGACATATCTaagaattttattataacattaaacctttcatttgatttatctACTTAATTTCGTGCGGATATGAACTTCCAAgttaaatctataaatttgCTAATTATTTCATCCTGCAGATGAACTTTTGCTACTGCAATCAAACTCATTTGTTGGTAgtaattgacaataattaatttatcgtGCCCAGTGTTCGTTCACAGATGACTTCATGTCCATGATATTTTTTGCCTAAGAGTAAGGCCCTGGAATCTACACGCAAATAGAAGTCATAGTTCAAAGTGTTAGCGTCGGTTAATTATGGGAGCCATACTTTTTGTGGGAAGAAATTGATGTTGATGCTTAACCATCTTTGAGAAGCTTTGGGAGAGCGGGCAAGAGCAACATCTTGTTGTAGGACCACATAAACTTCTGGGGAGTTATCTGAAGCCCACGGGAAGAAGTGatcctccaatttttttttttcctgcataAATAAGTGCGTGGGTCTTTACCTGAGTGTCACGTATAGACGtcattttcttgataacttaaaaaagataaacaaataaatttttagaaagtgTTATGAAACATTAAATGTGCCTAAATTTAACTATATCTGTATCTGAAAAACTCACAAGAcccttttaacttttattttctaaaggatAAGAAAAATTGCCGATAACTGACTCCATTTTTACAATAGTTTAAATTGAAAAACGATCTGTTACACACAATAATTTAACTtctaatattcataatttaatccaatgtaattttgaatttacaaaattaatattattttattatttcaggtTAGATCCTCTACATTTTTGGATATCAGgtaattactaatattatatatctacgttttacaatatataccggtagttgcataaatacgcggactatttgtggctaataattaaatgtgtaataaaattcatatgacgtatttttgttgagaattatataatagagaatttattttggtattaaagttaatataattactgaatataaccaccaTCAGCTGCAAACCtctccaagcgcccgcggaaggccttgcacacattgatgatgtaatggccTTTCATGGCtacccattgctcattgacactggccttcaatgagtccaaattcgggtggcagGTAGCACagaccttcttctcaatttgacACCaaacactgtagtcaaggggattcaaatcaggtgattgaggtgtccaaatgtttttgttccaagatggcatgttggcagcgagccaatcctgagtcattccagaggtatgggcaggtctttcagatcttttccctccttcaCAATCTTCTGGAACTTGAACatagtagtcctggatagtccagtgtccttgattatctccttgataGACATACCGGcacggaggagagtggcaactatatgacgtttggcctcgtcattcatcgtgaACGACTTTtttttgatgcgagtaagaaaaacaaaaacaaagccaaaagatttaccgagttataCACTATTTGAAAGggattaaattttgatctattGTCTCTGATCACTGACTGAAGTACAATTTTGCTTCATATCTTTCtaaaaaagtgtcaaatttatatgtcatgttcatttttttaagaaaaggcatattttttaattcaatgaagaaattgtaaaattgattttgtgttgtGTATAATACaaagattttgagatcttatagGGGAATATCAATTGTCTATATATTGAGTAACTATTCATAAATGTGTGCCCATCAAAATCGGTGAGGAACAATGATTCCTTGCGTGGTTataatctgtattttttatgtaaagtcTGTCTGTTTTACGATAGCCTTATAACTCTGGGGAATACAGGGTACTTATTctagtttaatatatatgtatttgtttaataaaatataattacttgtgttaatcattatttaatagtgaCACTCTTCCGTCATCATAATATCATTTACTAAATACTGAGGTACAAAATGATAATTGTCATTCTaagtaagatttaaaaaaaatgcttaacaTTTTAGTTgtttgattgatatattttacgATTCTTCATAAAAACGAAAatcagaaataaatacaaatataataatcttaGGCATGATAAGGAGTTGGGTGGTAGGGAGCAGGCTTGTAGGTGTAATATTGAGCTTGTCCCTCGTATTTGACATCAGCTACATATCCAGAGTAAGCATCCGCAACGTTGTAGTTGACGACTTGAGTACGGCCATCAGGGAGAGCAACTCTGTATTCACCGTAGGTGGAGTATCCGTCTCTGTTTTCGTTGGCGGCGAAGTTGACTCCAGAGTAGTCATCAGCGACGGCATACCCGTATTGGTAGACGGCTGGTATGTCAGCATATGACTTAGCAGTGTGATAGGAAGAATACTTGTGGATCCCTGGAGCCGGTTGGTATGGAGCTGGTCTGTGAACTACAGGAGCTGAGTGGTACACAGGTGGTCCATGAACAGGGGCTGTATAGTAGAGAGTTGGTCTGTGAACAACAGGCGCTTGGTAGTAAGGGGCTGGGTGATAACTTCCATGTGGATTGTGGATGGAAGAATGAACAGGAGCAGAATGCCCGTGTTGGATGGTTTGATGACTGGATTGATCAGCTGAAGCAAGCACCCAGAGTGtataaaatgcaataaaaccctgtaaaaaaatgtaaagcattttattaaatgaatcttTGATGTGAATAATGGGATGGATTTACCTTCATGTTTATGCTACTGTATGTGATGAGTATGGAAATCAGTGGGAAACTGgttgatataatattaaatcaaaatgctTTTATACAAATAGCTTTTTCccccataaatatttaaaaaaatatatttcattgaatagGCAACACCCAACACATTGAATGCGTAACCCTCGCGTGAAATTAAtactcaaaaaggaaaaaatcataatgaaCTCTGATGTAAATTCTATGACTAGCACATGGACATTTCCTCTTCATGAAACGTCGAAATATCTCAGgttaaatcttattatttaataatggatataaaattaagatatgcacccatcatgtaaaaaaaaaagtcgtttgGTTCATATTCATGAATATCATGCTAGATCATGACTTGTCCCTTGTTTTTACATGTGATATTCTCTGCGGGATGCtacatattcaaaatcaaatggaGAAATAATGGGGCTAATATCCGGAAGTTGTATTCcaaactttgtttaaaatatctatgtgtaccaaataatttataattttataagcatttataTCTTACATAATCcctgaaaataaa contains:
- the LOC121130531 gene encoding uncharacterized protein produces the protein MKVFIAFSTLLALASADQSSHQTIQHGHAAPVHTSIHKPHGSYHASVVSQPAADPNDVHNPYNADYKPIAAVHAPAHVPVHSSYSPSSYHPAPYHSAPVVHRPAVYHPAPIHRPAVYHTAPAVHRPAPYHPAPATYHSAPVVHKSSPYHAAESYADTPAVYQYGYAVADDYSGSNFAANENRDGYSTYGEYRVALPDGRTQVVNYNVADAYSGYVADVKYEGQAHYDTYKPAPYHPAPHHLAPYHA